In Arachis hypogaea cultivar Tifrunner chromosome 17, arahy.Tifrunner.gnm2.J5K5, whole genome shotgun sequence, a single window of DNA contains:
- the LOC112763627 gene encoding uncharacterized protein: MARSISSNHKQLDYHVICARIFPLVRADASVSIKVLQEATEATYSFRPSYRKVWLVKQKAVAQIYGDWEESYADLSCWILGVTSTMEGSIALIKTSLVRVGDQVDEDRVYFHRMFWTFPPCIKAFRHCKSLVSIDGTHLYGKYGGTLLLAIAQDENSNILPVAFTLVEGEMQSLGYTFYPILEDMLLHSKVFS, encoded by the coding sequence ATGGCCAGGTCGATATCAAGCAACCACAAgcagcttgattatcatgtcataTGTGCAAGGATCTTTCCATTGGTTAGAGCTGATGCGTCGGTGTCGATTAAGGTGTTGCAAGAGGCAACGGAGGCGACATATAGTTTCAGGCCTAGTTATCGGAAGGTGTGGTTGGTGAAGCAGAAGGCAGTAGCACAGATCTATGGCGACTGGGAGGAGTCATATGCAGATCTGTCCTGCTGGATCCTTGGGGTGACATCCACCATGGAGGGTTCCATTGCTCTGATAAAGACCTCCCTGGTTAGAGTGGGTGATCAGGTTGATGAAGATAGAGTCTACTTTCATCGCATGTTTTGGACATTCCCTCCATGTATTAAGGCATTCCGACACTGTAAGTCGCTCGTCAGTATCGATGGAACACACctgtatggcaagtatggaggGACGTTGTTGTTGGCGATTGCTCAGGATGAGAACTCGAATATTTTGCCTGTTGCATTTACACTCGTGGAGGGGGAAATGCAGAGTCTTGGTTATACTTTCTATCCAATCTTAGAAGACATGTTACTTCACAGCAAGGTATTCTCGTGA